ACCTCGCCCAGCTCCTTCTTGAAGCCGCCGTACATCTGGCCTTCGTACTTGTCGGCAATCTGCTGCAGGCTTAGCCCGGAGCACTCGGCATAGATGCTCATCAGATTGCTGATCTCCGGCTTATTTGCCGGATCGAAGACGATCTCGCGTCCCGAATCAGTGGTGGCCCGGCTGATCTTCTTACGGATGACATCCGGCGGGTCCAGCAGGCCGATCCGGCTGCCGGCATTCGGGTCGCTTTTGCTCATCTTCTTGGTTCCGTCGTCCAGGGACATAATCCGCGCCCCGACCTCAGGGATGTAAGGCTCAGGAATGGTGAAGAAATCACCAAACCGGTGATTGAAGCGTCCCGCCAGGTCGCGGGTCAGCTCCAGATGCTGCTTCTGGTCTTCTCCCACCGGCACCAGATCGGCATTATAGACCAGAATATCCGCTGCCATCAGTGCGGGATAGACGAACAGACCGGCTCCTACCGATTCCTTGCCGGCTGATTTGTCCTTGAACTGGGTCATCCGTTCCAGCTCGCCCATGGCTGTCAGTGTGGTCAGAATCCATCCCAGCTCCGCATGCTGCGGCACATGGGACTGCATATAGACATGCGCGATAGAAGGATCAATCCCTGCGGCCAGATACAGTGCGGCTACCGACTCGGACTGCTCGCGCAGGGCTGCCGGGTCCTGAGCTACTGTAATTGCATGGAGATCGACCACCATGAAGAAGCACTCGTACTCTTTTTGAAGCTTGACGAAATTCTTGATCGCCCCGATATAATTCCCGAGGGTCAGCGAGCCGCTGGGCTGAATGCCTGATAATACTTTTTTCATCCTCTTATCCTCCATCATCTTAATCTGGATCATACCTTTGCGCAGTACGCAAAAAAGCCCCACATCCGCAAGGGACGTGAGACCGTGGTACCACCCTTATTCGCTGCTGCCTGGCCCACGCAGGGTACAGACTAGCCGCCTTGGCTTCCGTTAACGGGGAAGAGCCGGCCGGTCTACTTAAGGCTTGCAGCCTGTTCGAGCGCGGCGCTCAAGGGTCCATTCAGTCAGAGGTGCACCGCCGGTTCACATCAGCCACCGGCTTTCTGGAGGATACAATCCCTGCTTACTTGTCCCTGTCATCACGTTGTTACCGTTATAGATGCATCCATCATAGTGCGAACCGGAGAAGTTGTCAAATCCCTAACCACCGCGGGATAAATCTGGTATGATATAGGTATTCGTGTGTGTGATCTGATTACAGTTTACCAAAGGAGCATATCTCTCATGAAACAGGTGACCAAAGGGCAGTGGAACGGTTATGATACGTATATTTTGCATAGCCGGGAACTCGAAGTCACGCTTCTGCCCCGGCTGGGCAACAACGTAATCTCGTTATGGGACAACATCAAGGAGCGGCAAATTCTCCGCCAGCCGGATGAGAGCGATCTGGACGCTTATCTGCAGAAGCCTTATCATTTCGGCATTCCCCTCCTTGTACCGCCTGGGCGCATACGCGGCGGGCAATTCGAGTTCAGAGGCACAAGCTACCGGTTCGACCGCAACGCGGGAGACCACCATATTCACGGGCTGCACCGCACCCAGTCCTGGTGCGTCAGCGATATCGAAGAAGACGAGGACGGCTGCGCGGTAACGACGGAATTCATAACCTCTGATGACCCCGGGTGGATCAGGCAGTTCCCGCAGCCGCTGAAGCTAGAGATGACCTTCCGCCTTCAGGATGCCCGGCTCCGGCAGACCCTGAAGGTCACCCACCTCGGCAGCGCACCCGTACCGTTCGGCGCGGGCTATCATACATGGTTCATGCTTGACGGCACACCCGGACGCTGGAACGTTACGCTTCCGGCCGAGTCGGTCTGCGAGCTGAATGAAGAGCTGCTCTCCAGCGGGCGCTTGCTTCCTCTAGGTGAATTAGGCAGCCTTCACAGCGGACTGAACCTGCAAGGCAAGAATCTTGACACCGTCCTGCACCTGGCAGAGCAGCAGCCAGCCGAGGCTGTGCTGATGCGCGACGACGGCTACGGGCTGCGGTATTCGGCTGACCGGAATCTTTTTGGCCACTGGATTCTGTATACCAAGGGAGAGGCAGACCAGTTCCTGTGCATTGAACCGCTGACCTGGCTTCCGGATGCCCCCAACCTTCCGCAGGATGCTTCCCTTACCGGGCTGATTACCCTTGAGCCGGACCAGACGATTGTGCTGGACAGCTCCTTGCAGATCATTTATCCGGAGTAGGTGAATTTCATATAATTACCATCCTATAAACCTTCAAAACCCGTGCATGAATTTCTCTCCCAGCGCTCATACTATCTTCACAACGGGCGAAGGAGGTGAACACACATGGGTATGGGTCAAGGTCAACAAGGTCGTGGTAGCCGTTCCAACAACCTGGTCGTTCCTCAGGCAAATGCAGCGCTGCAGCAGCTGAAATATGAAGCAGCTCAAGAGCTTGGAGTAACGATTCCGGCAGACGGTTATTATGGTAACTATACTTCCCGCGAAACTGGTTCTTTGGGAGGATATATCACCAAACGTCTGGTACAACTGGCAGAGCAGCAGCTCTCCGGTCGTTCGTAGTAGCAGTCTTATCTTTAAGATCCGGTTAAGCCGCGAGGCATAAACCGAGCAGCTTCACAGCCCTCCCGCGCTTCTCGTCGAAGCGCAGGGGGGCTTTTGTCTATGTAGGAATCGGCATAGTAATTACCCGATGGACTGGCCGGAGACATCCCCCCTGCTGCGCGGGCTGCGGATCAGCAGATTGGCCATGTTGTAATTGGATTCCAGCGTGGCGTCCACCACGATCATCCCCTGGCGGACGGCAAATTCGTAGCTGATCTCGCCGTGGGTCCACCTTTTCTTGTACTTCAGGCTCTCCAGAGCCATAACCCGGAAAGAGGATTGCTGCACCGGGGTCAGCCCTCCCTGCTCTGCGGAGAAGCTGCCGCTGCGTCCGGCAAGCGGATGATGGCGGATGCCGAATTTGCCGATGATATTGTTCCTGATCTGTACAAATACGGTCCCTGAATTCAGTCCTGACAATTCCTCCTGCAGCTCGTGAAACACGAGATCGATCTGTCTCGCCAGCGATAAATGTTCCGTCTTCACAACCATTTCCTCCTAAAAACGTCTTGTGGGTGATGCAGCCTACAGGCTCTGCTTCTCACAAAACTTGCTGTCCTAAGCAGTTGCTTAATTTTTGTGGGCAGAAGATCAGCTTAGCAGCGCTTATATAAGGCTTTAGGCTCATTATAGGATACTAATTAAGCATGCACAACATTATTCAACATAATTGGGTTATAATCCCTATAAATGCGCAATTTTCTTAAACCTATCGGCAAAATCCAAACTTTAATCGTCCTATTTCGACAAAAATACAACATTAAAAGACCCCTTTTCCGGGGTCTTTGCGCATTAACACATATTTTTTGTCTATTAAGCAGACGGTGAGCTGACCGATCCGCCTTATTTTCGACAAATTCTTAAGCGTGCTGTTCCGTCATCTTCAGGAACTCATTAATATCGGCTGTAATCAGGTCGGCTGCCCCCTGCCAGAAATCAGGCAGTGTCAGATCAACACCCAGATGCTTCGACACCAGCTGCTCCAGCGTCATGACCCCGGTATCCTGCAGCAGGCTGTCATATTTATCGGCAAAGGAGGCGCCTTCCTGCAGAGCAAGCCGGTACAAGCCGGTGCTGAACATATACCCGACGGTGTACGGGAAGTTATAGAACGGCACATCCGTGATATAGAAATGCAGCTTGGAGGCCCAGAAATGCGGGTGGTACTCCGAGAGAACCCCGCAGAAGGCCTCCTTCTGTGCTTCCACCATCAGACGGGACAGCTCCTCGCTGCTGACCAGCCCGGCCTTGCGCTGCTCGTAGAAGCGGGTCTCGAACAGGAAGCGGGCATGAATATTCATGAAGAAGGCCACGCTGTTCTGGATCTTCGCTTCCAGCAGAGCCAGCTTCTCTTCGGCGCTGTCTGCCGATTTCACCTGCGCATCGGCGACAATGACCTCCGCGAACGTCGAAGCCGTCTCGGCCACATTCATCGCATAATTCTGGTTGAAGTACGGCTGATCGTCCAGCAGGAAGGAGTGATAGGCGTGGCCCAGCTCATGCGCAAGCGTGGACACATTGGACGGAGTGCCGCTGTAAGTCATGAAGATGCGCGATTCCTTGCTCTCCGGGAACGATACACAGAAGCCACCTGGACGCTTGGCCGGACGGTCTTCGACCTCAATCCAGTTATTGTCGAAGGCATGTTCGGCGAAATCCGCCAGCTTCGGACTGAATTTGCGGAACTGGGTCACGATGTCGGCTGCTGCCTGATCGTAAGGGATTTTGCCGGAGGACTTGCCGACAGGGGCTTCAACATCAGCCCAGGCGAGCGATTCCAGGCCCAGCAGCTCCGCCTTGCGCTTCAGGTAGGATACCAGCGCCGGCTTATTCTTCGTAATCACATCCCACATGACATCAAGCGTCTCGCGCGACATCCGGTTGATGCTGAGCGGCTCCTTCAGCACATCCTCCCAGCCCCGGCCCTTGTACAGCTTCAGGCGGAAGCCGGCCAGATGGTTCAGGGTGTCTGCGCAATAGTCAGCGGCACCGCCCCAGGCCTCTTCCCATTTGCGGAACATCGTGCGGCGGACCTCAGGGTCCTCATCGGAGAGCTTGTTAAAGGCCTGCCCGGCGGACAGCAGCTTCTGGCCTTCTTCATCTTCAAAAGGAATCTTGATCTCGCCGACAATCGTCTCGTAATGCTCGCTCCAGCCATGGTAGCCGTCGACAGCCAGCTCAAGCGCCAGGCTCTCCAGCTCCGGGCTCATCTTCTCCCGGGCCTGATCCCGGCTCTCGCCGAGGACGAAGCTGAGCTGCGCAATCTCCGGACGGGCCATCCATCCGGCCCATACGTCATCCGGTGTCTCCCGCAGCACGTTGTCGAAGGCAGAGCTGATGCCCTCAAAGCCTGCACGCAGCCCCATCACCTTGGACGACAGCCGGACCGCCCCCTTGTCGAGCTGATTCTGGGCACCCAGACAGCCGGTGAACTCCGCTGCTTGTGTAAGGCGTCCCGCACAGCTCTGCAGCAGCTCAATCACGCTGTCCAGCTGCCGGGTCCCGTCCACATCCGCAGGGGCGGCTGCCGCAGCCACCTGTCCGCGCAGCTTCTCAATATCGGACGCAAGCTGGCTCAGGAAGCTCTCGAACTGCTGCGAGGCGGAGCCTCCCGCAAAAATCGAATCCAGCTCCCATGTCAGCGATAACGGTTGTTTCATATATGCTCACCATTCCTTTGCTTATATTGGTTTTCTTTTGTGTTTGCGGTGCTGCCATGGTAAAGTGAAGTTCAATACTCCACCAACAGCAAGGAGGGCCTTCCTGTGAAGCCACTGCAAATCTCGCCGGAGACGGCGGTTACCTTATCGAAGCAACTCGGCGTTCCGCTGGAGCACCTGATGCATATGCCCCAGCATATTTTGCTGCAAAAGATTGCTGAACTATCCAAGAAGACAGCCAGCGAGCCGGACGAAGGCAGCAGCTCCCCGGGCGGGCAGGAGCAGCAATGATTCCTTTCAGCCACACCTGGCCTTATGAGATCATTCTTGGGGATATGTACGTCCAGTATTGCCCGTTCTGCGGCCGGGAGAACGTCCTGCTGCCGATGCGGCCGAAGGAGCTTCAGAGCGTGCGTGAGGGCAAAAAAAAGCTGCTGGTCTTCCCCTGCTGCAGCGCCAGCCCTACCGTCGTCGACAACGACAATGACTATCTGCTGTTCGACCGGGCGGTCCGCTGATTCAAGGCAGCCGGCCCGCCGGTCCCTATACTGGGTAGAGGCACAGGAGATGAACTCTTCTGCGCCTCTTCCTGCTGCCTATGTAACGGAATGCAGCCCGTCCGGATCAGTATCCTCCCCGCGCATCTGCTCCCGCAGAATCGCCCACTGCTCGCGGGAAGCGCGGATCATCGCCGCGTCTACAATCCGCTGGTCGTTGACCACCCGGGAGAACCAGCGCACCGCAGCAGGGAATTCGCCGATCCGCCGGTTCAATTCCCCGATCAGATACATCAGGCGGGCATCATTGCCGCCGGACGAATCATTCTCGAACACCTTCACGTATTCATCCAGGGAATAGCGGAGGAACCGCTGCTCCTGCACCGTATTCCCCTGATACCGGTACAGCCAGGCAATATGATGGAGCAGGCTGGCGATAATCCGCTCCTTGTCATTGATGCTCTGGGCACAGATCAGGGCGAGCTTATAGGTCTCCAGAGCCTCCTCCCAGTTGCGCTTTTCCCCGAAGTCGCGGGGCTGCCAGCGTCTGCCGACCTGGGCCTCGAAGGACTTGCGCTGCCAGTCCGCCAGCTTGTCCGCCGAATTCTCCGTGGAGGCGAAGCCGCATTTGGGGCAGACCCGGACGACATAGTAATCGGGATTCTCCGCCTTGTAATAGGAGCAGAAGTCCGCATCGCGGCGGATGGCTTTTTTGAGGCTGGGACGGACTCTTGAGGTGGAGAATTCCTGTTCACAGTTACAGCAGGTAACCTTAATTGAGTAGAGCGGGATTAATTCCGGCACGGGTGCCCTCATCCTTTCACAACAACGCTTATTCTTGGGGCATATTGACAAAATGATGTGCAGGACCCGCCAGCCGGCTGAGCACGAACGAGCGCAGGGGCTCATCCACCCCGGTCTCTTCGAGCGCTTCCTTCATACAGCCGAGCCAATCATCCGCCCTCTCAGGCGTAATCGGCACATGCATATGCCTGGCCCGCATCATCGGATGGCCGTGCTGCTCCGAATAGAGTGCAGGGCCGCCGAAGAACTGGCTCAGGAACTGATATTGCTTCTCCAGCACTGGAGTAATATCTTCCGGGAATAACGGGCCGAGCTGGGGGTGAAGCTGCACCTTGGCGTAGAACACAGTAACCAGGCGATGGACTCCCTCAGCACCTCCCAGATTGTCATACAGGCTTGCATTCGGATTCATTGGAGGCTTCGCCTTCTTCCATATTAAACTAACCAGCGGTCGTTAATCATTATAACAAAAAATGCGCCTTACGGTTATCCCTGCCTAAAGACCCGCATCGCGAAACAAAATAACCCCACAAAGTGAGGCTTTAGCGTAGGTGGTGACTCAGGTACTTTGCGGGGACCCCAAAACATATAAATTCTAAAAAAAAGGCGCCGAACCGGAGTTCAGCGCTCTTGAGCTATTCAGTAGGTTCTAAATTCTTCATCACCAGGCGGGACAAGAGAGACCCGGATCACATATACAAAAGCACAAACGAGAACTCCGGCAACTACACTCATCACCATCACTCCATCCCTCAAAATCTTCGCAAAACAATGTGCATTGATTAAGTTTATATTATCATAATTTCAATGAAAAAGCACCGGTAAATGTAACCGTTTTCCACGTTTTTTTGTGCTGTTTGTCCAGCTTCCGGCATACATCTAAGCATAAGAACTGGAGGCGACAACCGATGATTCTGAACAAACATGCCGGTCTGCTGCTGGGGGGCGTAGTGGCCGGCTGTATGATGCTGATGCTGATTCACCCCATGGGCTCGCTGGATGCGGCGCTGCGCGGGCTTGCCGTCTGGTGGGACGTGCTGTTCCCCTCGCTGTTTCCGTTCTTCGTCATTTCAGAAATAATGCTGGGCTTCGGCATAGTCCATCTCTTCGGCGCGCTGCTAGATCCGCTGATGCGTCCGCTCTTCAATATACCCGGCAGCGGCGGGTTCGTCGCTGCCATGGGATATGTATCAGGATACCCCGTCGGCGCCAAATTAACCGCCAAGCTGCGCGAGCAGAACATGATCAGCCGCGTGGAGGGCGAGCGGCTTGTTGCCTTCACGACTTCTTCGGACCCGATTTTTCTGCTGGGCGCGGTATCGGTCGGCTTCTTTCATGATGCTTCGCTGGGGCTGGTGCTTGCCCTGGCCCACTACGGAAGCGGGCTGATTGTCGGCTTGCTGATGGCCTTCCATGGACGGAGCGGGTCAGGGGACCCGGACGGGGATGCCACTCTTCCAGCTGCTTCTGCTCCCACCGGGGGGCCTGGTCACGGAAGGCTGCGCACGGCGCTGAATGCGATGGCCGAAGCCCGCCGCAGTGACGGCAGGACGCTGGGAGAGCTGCTGAAGAGCGCCGTTGCCTCCTCCCTCCAGCTTATTATTGTGGTCGGCGGCCTGGTTGTCTTCTTCAATGTACTGATGGAGCTGCTCGCCCAAGCCGGTGTCATGTCCGCGCTGTTCAGCATGACCGGCGGGCTGCTCTCGCTGGCCGGCTTCCCGCAGGAACTCTCTGCCGCCCTGGTCAGCGGGCTGTTCGAGGTCACCCTCGGCGCGCGGTCGGCCGGGGAAGCGGCCGGAGGCATCCCCCTGCAGTTCAAGGCCGCAGCCGCAGCGTTCATTCTCTCCTGGGGCGGATTATCCGTCCATGCCCAGGTCGCCAGTATTCTGAACGGCACCGGCCTGCGGTATATTCCGTTCATGCTCGCCCGGCTCGTTCATGCCCTGCTCGCTACAGGCCTGCTGCTGCTGCTGTGGAAGCCTGTCACCGGCTCCGGCCTCGCCGCCTGGAGCGCGCTTCCTGCCGCCTACGGGCTGGCCGCGCCGCAGACCGCCTGGATCAGCAGCCTTCGCCTCTTCGGCCTGCTGCTGGCTATTCTGCTGGTTCTGTCCGGCCTGATCCTCACGCTCGGCAGGCTGCGGCGTCTGCTGGTCCGCCGGTAATTCATCTGCACCGCCCGGAATCGTCCGCTGATATTGTGTTCCGGGCCAAGATTGATTATGATCGGTGTATGACTGAATTGTTAAAGGAGCCTGTACATCTTGAGATACTATGTTCTGGACCGCGGAGATGAATTGTCCATTCAACTGGCGGAGCAATTTCACAAGCTGGCGGCCGGCCGGAATCTGGAGCTGGATGCCAAGTCTCCCGAAATCGTGATCTCGATCGGCGGTGACGGCACAATGCTGCACGCCTTCCACACGTTTATCGACCAGATCCCGAACCTGGCTTTTGTCGGCGTGCATACCGGCCATTTGGGCTTCTATGCGGACTGGCAGGCCGAAGAGCTGCCGAAGCTGATTGATTATATGTGCGGTGAAGTAGGCCCGCACCAGCCGCGAATCGTGAAGTATCCGCTGCTGGAACTGGAGATCCACAAGCAGTCCGGCTCAAGCTCCCATATTGCGCTGAATGAGTTCACCCTGAAGGGCGTAGACGGAACTGTCGTCATTCAGGTGGATATCAACGATGTTACCTTCGAGATGTTCCGCGGGGACGGGCTGTGTGTCTCCACCCCTTCCGGCAGCACCGCCTACAACAAAAGTCTGGGCGGCGCTATGGTGCACCCTTCGATCGAAGCGCTGCAGATTGCCGAAATTGCCTCGATCAACAACCGGGTATTCCGGACGATGGGCTCTCCGCTGCTGCTGCCGAAGCATCATCACTGCGACATCTTCTCGCGCAAGGACCAGCGGCTGCTGCTGACCATTGACCATAATAATATTCCTGTGGATGATCTGATCTCGGTACGCGCCCAGGTCTCCACCAAGAAAATCAGCTTCGCCCGCTACCGACCCTTCCCCTTCTGGAACCGTGTCCGTGAGGCCTTTCTGGTCTGACGCTGCCTAAGAAGGAAGCGGCTCTCCCGTCCGGGCCGGGCTTCAATTCTTACTGAGGCTATAGCCGGAGATGCCCTGCTTCTCCGGCTTTCTTATGCGGCCGCAGCCGGTTCTGCGGATACCTTACAGAATGAATGGACAGAGTGAAATTTCAGGTGGTATAATGATTCTATTTTACAAAGTTTGCTAATTGATGAAGGAGAGAATCTATTGAAGAAATTGTTGTCCCTGCTGGGCATCAGCCTGCTGGCCCTGGTGTTGGCCGTTCCGGCTTTTGCAGCAGACAAGCCCATTCAAGTCTATATTAACGGCAGCAGCCTCACCTTTGCAGCCGGAGCTCCCTATCTGAAGAACAATACGGTGCTTGTGCCGTTCCGGGCGATTTTTGAGAGGCTCGGGCTTAAGGTGCTGTGGGAGGCCCAGACGGGTACGGTCACCGGCACCGGCCCTGATCTGAATATCCGCCTGAAGGTTGGCAGCAAGCGTGCCAGCATCAACGGAACCGTCAAGCAGCTTACGGTTGCACCGGTCTCCTCAGCCGGTACGACTTACATACCGCTACGTTTCATTGCGGAAGCCACCGGAGGTACAGCGGTCTGGGAAGCCTCCAGCCGGAGCGTGAAGATTACCGTGCCGCAGTCCTCATCCGCGATGGAGCAGGAGGTCCAGGCACTCATCCATTTATCCAACAAGTACTACAATGAAGAACAGGCACAGAGCTTCTATTCGCTCACCGATGAACCGGACACTGCGGAAGCAGTAGCCCATATGAAGTCCCAGTTCGAGCTGTATGATCTACGCAATACGATCGACAGCCTGAAGATCCTTAGTCTTACCGGCAATTCAGCTACCGTTCACACGGTGGAACGATCCGTACGGACCGGCGGACGCTATGCCCCGGACGAGCAGTATGAGTATTTGTACACGCTGGTGTACAAGAACGGCAACTGGAGAATCTCCAGCATGGAGCTGCAGGATTCCACGGTCCTTCTAACCCGCGAGCAAGGGATGAAGCCGGTGGAGGCTCCCCAGAATGATGCCGCAGCGATTAAGAATACGGTGAGCGCGTACTACCAGAACATGACCGCCAAGAATGTGGCAGGCACTATGGCCGTGATGACCTCTTTTGGCGAGGAATATGATACGGCCAGCAAGGAAGAGCTGGAGGACTTTTTTGCAAACTACGGCCTTGGCTATTCCCTGGCTTCCGCGAATATCTACTACTATGCATCCGGCGAAGCGGCAGTCTATACTGAGGTCACCATCAGCGACAGTGAGTCGGAGGAGACCTACAACCAGTCCCTGATCTTCCTGTTGTCCCAGTCCGGCAGCGGGTCCTGGACCATCGATGATACGTATCATATCAGCTTCGATTCGGAGTAAGCCCGAACCTCAAATTTCATCTAAAGGATGTTGTGACACATGAAATCAGCCAAAATCATCAGCGCAGTCCTCAGCGGCTGTATGGCCTTATCCATCGCCTGGGCTCCTGCCGCTTCAGCGGCGGAAGCGTCCGAAGCAACCAAAGCGGAAGCCTCCAAAACCGATATCATCAATGAAATTATGCAATATCTTGAGTATTACAATGTGGAGGGCGTTGACCAGAATACGCTGATTCGCGGTGCTATTGACGGTATGGTGAACACGCTGGATGATCCGTACAGCCAATATTTCGACCGTGAGGAGGCCGCGGCCTTCGGCCATCAGGTGGACCTTGAATATGTCGGTATCGGCGTCCGGCTCATGTCAACGGCCAAAGAGCTCTACATCGAAGAGGTGATGAGCGGCTCACCGGCCGAGAAGGCCGGGCTGAAGCGCGGCGACTCTATCCTCAAGATCAACGGGGTACGGGTGGCCGATCTGGAAGGCGATGAGCTGAGCGGCCAAGCGGGCACCAAGGTGTCCCTGCTGATCCAGCGCAACGGGGCTAACAAGTCCTATACCATCACCCGCAGCGAAATCGCCACCACCTCGGTAACGAGCAAAATCATCGGCCCCAAAATCGCCTATATCGCCATCAACGGCTTCACGCAGACCGCCGACGAGGAATTCTCCGCAGCGCTGGATAAGATGCGTTCCGCGGGTATGAAATCTCTGGTGCTGGATCTGCGTGACAATACGGGCGGTTATATGGACAGTGCCCAGAATATTGTCTCCAAGTTCATGGATGCCGGGATTATGATGTATACCTCCGATCAGACCGGCGCCTTGAAGCCTGTAACGATCACTAACGGGAGCAAAATCGGCGTTCCGGTGGTCGTCCTGACCAATGAATATACCGCCAGCGCCTCCGAAGCCCTGACCGGTGCCCTGCGTGACAACAAGCTGGCAACCATTGTCGGCACACGCTCATACGGCAAGGCGCGGATTCAGAGTCTGATTCCGATGTCGGATGGCGGCGAGCTGAAGCTGACCACGATGAAGTATCTGACTCCGAACAAAGAGGACTTCAACCATATCGGGCTGGCGCCTGACATCGAGGTTAAGGGCAAAACCGCCCAGCTGATCACCGCCCTGCAGATTGCCGGCATGACCAGCATCACCCTCTCGGGTGACCATCATATTCTTGATATCAACGGCTCCGCTTTTGCCGGGAATGTCGGACTGATCAAGCAGGGAGATAAGGTGTATGCCGCCTCCCGCGTGCTGTCTGCCCTGGTGGAGAACGAGGTCTCCTGGGATGCCAAGAACAAGAAGGTGCTGCTCACCGCAGGAGCCGGCACCGTAGCCGGGTTCTCGCTGGCTTCCAAGGATGCGCTGTACCAGGACGGCGAGACCTTCATCGAGCTGAACGCCTTCAAGAAGAAGTTCCCGCAGCTGGTGTGGAGCTATGACGGGGCACAGAAGCAAGTGAAGTTGTCGGTAAAATAAACGGCTAAGCAAGTGGGG
This region of Paenibacillus sp. FSL K6-1096 genomic DNA includes:
- a CDS encoding YycC family protein, which gives rise to MKPLQISPETAVTLSKQLGVPLEHLMHMPQHILLQKIAELSKKTASEPDEGSSSPGGQEQQ
- a CDS encoding O-methyltransferase is translated as MVVKTEHLSLARQIDLVFHELQEELSGLNSGTVFVQIRNNIIGKFGIRHHPLAGRSGSFSAEQGGLTPVQQSSFRVMALESLKYKKRWTHGEISYEFAVRQGMIVVDATLESNYNMANLLIRSPRSRGDVSGQSIG
- the ylbJ gene encoding sporulation integral membrane protein YlbJ; translation: MILNKHAGLLLGGVVAGCMMLMLIHPMGSLDAALRGLAVWWDVLFPSLFPFFVISEIMLGFGIVHLFGALLDPLMRPLFNIPGSGGFVAAMGYVSGYPVGAKLTAKLREQNMISRVEGERLVAFTTSSDPIFLLGAVSVGFFHDASLGLVLALAHYGSGLIVGLLMAFHGRSGSGDPDGDATLPAASAPTGGPGHGRLRTALNAMAEARRSDGRTLGELLKSAVASSLQLIIVVGGLVVFFNVLMELLAQAGVMSALFSMTGGLLSLAGFPQELSAALVSGLFEVTLGARSAGEAAGGIPLQFKAAAAAFILSWGGLSVHAQVASILNGTGLRYIPFMLARLVHALLATGLLLLLWKPVTGSGLAAWSALPAAYGLAAPQTAWISSLRLFGLLLAILLVLSGLILTLGRLRRLLVRR
- a CDS encoding globin, with amino-acid sequence MNPNASLYDNLGGAEGVHRLVTVFYAKVQLHPQLGPLFPEDITPVLEKQYQFLSQFFGGPALYSEQHGHPMMRARHMHVPITPERADDWLGCMKEALEETGVDEPLRSFVLSRLAGPAHHFVNMPQE
- a CDS encoding aldose 1-epimerase, with product MKQVTKGQWNGYDTYILHSRELEVTLLPRLGNNVISLWDNIKERQILRQPDESDLDAYLQKPYHFGIPLLVPPGRIRGGQFEFRGTSYRFDRNAGDHHIHGLHRTQSWCVSDIEEDEDGCAVTTEFITSDDPGWIRQFPQPLKLEMTFRLQDARLRQTLKVTHLGSAPVPFGAGYHTWFMLDGTPGRWNVTLPAESVCELNEELLSSGRLLPLGELGSLHSGLNLQGKNLDTVLHLAEQQPAEAVLMRDDGYGLRYSADRNLFGHWILYTKGEADQFLCIEPLTWLPDAPNLPQDASLTGLITLEPDQTIVLDSSLQIIYPE
- a CDS encoding NAD kinase, with the protein product MRYYVLDRGDELSIQLAEQFHKLAAGRNLELDAKSPEIVISIGGDGTMLHAFHTFIDQIPNLAFVGVHTGHLGFYADWQAEELPKLIDYMCGEVGPHQPRIVKYPLLELEIHKQSGSSSHIALNEFTLKGVDGTVVIQVDINDVTFEMFRGDGLCVSTPSGSTAYNKSLGGAMVHPSIEALQIAEIASINNRVFRTMGSPLLLPKHHHCDIFSRKDQRLLLTIDHNNIPVDDLISVRAQVSTKKISFARYRPFPFWNRVREAFLV
- a CDS encoding alpha/beta-type small acid-soluble spore protein, translated to MGQGQQGRGSRSNNLVVPQANAALQQLKYEAAQELGVTIPADGYYGNYTSRETGSLGGYITKRLVQLAEQQLSGRS
- the trpS gene encoding tryptophan--tRNA ligase — encoded protein: MKKVLSGIQPSGSLTLGNYIGAIKNFVKLQKEYECFFMVVDLHAITVAQDPAALREQSESVAALYLAAGIDPSIAHVYMQSHVPQHAELGWILTTLTAMGELERMTQFKDKSAGKESVGAGLFVYPALMAADILVYNADLVPVGEDQKQHLELTRDLAGRFNHRFGDFFTIPEPYIPEVGARIMSLDDGTKKMSKSDPNAGSRIGLLDPPDVIRKKISRATTDSGREIVFDPANKPEISNLMSIYAECSGLSLQQIADKYEGQMYGGFKKELGEVVVALLEPLQQRYQEIRSSGMLTDILAQGAERARENAARTLAEVKERMGFLPLR
- a CDS encoding DUF2225 domain-containing protein — encoded protein: MPELIPLYSIKVTCCNCEQEFSTSRVRPSLKKAIRRDADFCSYYKAENPDYYVVRVCPKCGFASTENSADKLADWQRKSFEAQVGRRWQPRDFGEKRNWEEALETYKLALICAQSINDKERIIASLLHHIAWLYRYQGNTVQEQRFLRYSLDEYVKVFENDSSGGNDARLMYLIGELNRRIGEFPAAVRWFSRVVNDQRIVDAAMIRASREQWAILREQMRGEDTDPDGLHSVT
- a CDS encoding M3 family oligoendopeptidase, translated to MKQPLSLTWELDSIFAGGSASQQFESFLSQLASDIEKLRGQVAAAAAPADVDGTRQLDSVIELLQSCAGRLTQAAEFTGCLGAQNQLDKGAVRLSSKVMGLRAGFEGISSAFDNVLRETPDDVWAGWMARPEIAQLSFVLGESRDQAREKMSPELESLALELAVDGYHGWSEHYETIVGEIKIPFEDEEGQKLLSAGQAFNKLSDEDPEVRRTMFRKWEEAWGGAADYCADTLNHLAGFRLKLYKGRGWEDVLKEPLSINRMSRETLDVMWDVITKNKPALVSYLKRKAELLGLESLAWADVEAPVGKSSGKIPYDQAAADIVTQFRKFSPKLADFAEHAFDNNWIEVEDRPAKRPGGFCVSFPESKESRIFMTYSGTPSNVSTLAHELGHAYHSFLLDDQPYFNQNYAMNVAETASTFAEVIVADAQVKSADSAEEKLALLEAKIQNSVAFFMNIHARFLFETRFYEQRKAGLVSSEELSRLMVEAQKEAFCGVLSEYHPHFWASKLHFYITDVPFYNFPYTVGYMFSTGLYRLALQEGASFADKYDSLLQDTGVMTLEQLVSKHLGVDLTLPDFWQGAADLITADINEFLKMTEQHA